From the genome of Ostrinia nubilalis chromosome 1, ilOstNubi1.1, whole genome shotgun sequence:
tccgctaactcccgttcccgtgggaattattgcaatatcctgttataactaagctttaagtttactaaggtacctgcatgccaaatttcaagcgtctaacttaagcggtttagatttttcatataaaaggattttcccgcgaattctcgttcccgtgggaatttcgggaattccttgttgtacctaactaagctttaagtttactaaggtacctacataccaaatttcaagcgtctgacttaagcggtttagatttttcatacaaaaagattttccccctaattcccgttcccgtgggaatttcgggaattacttattgtaattaagctttaagtttactaaggtacctacatgccaaatttcaagcgtctaacttaaacggtttagatttttcatacaaaaggattttcccgctaattcctgttcccgtgggaattcctaagtatactataacctgcccaggagtatgaagaataattgtaccaagtttcgttaaaatccgtcgagtagtttttgtttctataaggaacatacagacggacagacagacagacaaaaattttactgattgcatttttggtatcagtatcgatcactaatcaccccctgatagttattttgaaaatatatttcatgtacagaattgacctctctacagatttattataagtatagatagaagaTATAGATTACTGTATGATTTTGTTATCAACAAGCAAACTTACCACCCGTAAGTGAGGATGTTGTCTCCTTCGGAGATCTTGTTGCGGACGGTCAAGCTGATGGCTTCCCCCGCCATATCGATCTGCTCTCTGATATACCGGTCGATTTCTTCTGTTAGAATTTTCTTTGCCTGTAAAGAaagtatttgtttattattagaaCCATTATTAACAAAAGGGCTATAACAtgatgttaacattgttgttatggcgacagacttaggtaagatggtggtagctagccaggcggacttagacaagccctaccaccaaccaaaccgtacagaaaaatctgcccccactgggaatcgaacccgggacctctgcgtctgaagcaggtggtctaccactaaaccacagaggcggtttatTATTAGAGAACTTAGAATAACTATGATACTttaatacctactaaaataGCTTGGTACATGTTGGTATATAAAAGAGGTTGGTAGATCAAAGAAAATATCGCCTGTGTTTATGTGTAACGCAAGAAAACTCGTCTTGAAGACAAAATCACAGCTTCGAGTAGTGCTTGATAATAAACTATCAAGTGTAAGCTTGTATGATAATCCAGCAACAGATGATATTACGAGTCAATAGTGAGCCCATGTCTTCACTCATCTACTCACATCAAATTCCGCCACGTTATTCGGCAGCTGTGTAAGGTGGTGTCGCGTGAACTTCACAGCATTGGCTTGAGACGCGGACGGCTGCTGCATGGTCCACAAGAAGTCCAGGCTAGCCGCTAAATGTGCTTCTAAGCCGCTTgcaattaaaatcaaactaaCGACTCACAATACTTCAGTCTATTGTCGGCTCAAAAAAGGATCTACTCACATCAAATTCTGCAACATTATTCGGTAGCTGTGTAAGGTGGTGTCGCGTGAACTTCACCGCGTTAGCTTGAGACGCGGACGGCTGCCGCATGGTCCACAAGAAGTCCAGGCTAGCCGCTAGATGCGCCTCTAAACCGCGAGCGAACTCTGTCTTGGCAGGCAGCGTGTAGTCCATTATCATCTGCCAGGGAAACAAATAAGTTGTAGGCCActagacaaaattaaaaacaaaaaatatgtaggcGACTGTTTCTTCCGCCAATTCAGCACTAGCtatgttgtcccaaagtggtaGCTGAGCAATGCTATATTGGGATGTATGAGTGCCTCAAAAAGAGCCAACCTAccatactaataaagaatttgaataatGCCAAGACAAAACTTCTAAAGGAACAAAAATTTATTGTTATGATGTGAATCCTAATTAGTTTTCAAATGACTGTAAAGTAAGATCTTTAGTGGCTTTGACAtcaatagttaaaataaatcaaaaattgtATGTTTTAGGAAAATAATCGAACATAATTGCGTCTTTGATGAGGATTTTTTTAGTTGTCCTTGATATTTCCGAACAAAACTTGTTTGTGATCTTTgtgacattattattttaatttatatgcaAAACTAAACAAGTGACCTATATCAATAAACtgctaattaatttaatttgcataAGTTACCTTTTTGAGAGCATCTAATAATGCAATACACCTTGCATTGGAACCAGACACAACTCGCGAGGCCAGTTGTACTCCCAGCTTTATTATAGCTGGGTGAAggctgaaaacaaaaaaaaaataacagtcaGCCAGTAAATATTATGATCACAAACTTTATTGAAGTGGCAGATTTAAGTATGATCCATGTAATGtaaataaggtttttttttcaacataACTAGTCTTTCATCTTCTATTAAGTATAACAAAGTGCTTACTTGGAATTAATAGGTATTTTCTTCATAGACTCCTTATCTTGTTGCATGTGTAAGTGTTGGAACCAGTTGACTCTGTTCAAACTTTGCTGTTTCGATTTTGATTTCTCTGCTGACTTTACTTTCGGTGTTTTCTCCTAGTATACAAACAAATTAAGAAATCATTGAAAGTTAATGAGGTATAAcacaaataattaacttttaaaaaaaaataaaaccgacttcaaatgcgtgaacacaaaaaaaaactaaaaattaaaaatattgcgtataaaaaagttcatccccaattttccacccttgggggtgaaatattttcttcaaattcgcatgaaaccacccttttgataatacctattcaacaaaaaaataatcgttcaaattgatttataatcggcggagatattgcgtataaaaaagttcatccccaattttccacccttgggggttgttttttctattattaaatttaaatgggaccacccttgaggtattacctatacgccgaaaaaagatttgttcaaatcggttcataattggcggagttatcgcgtaacaaacatagaaaaaaaaaaaaacatacgggtcgaattgagaacctcctccttttttgaagtcggttgaaaaccaGTTAATTGGAAATCCTATTAAGGGGTTTATTCTGGGCTAAAATGAATGAAGTGTGTAAAGTTATGCCATAAAATACCTACAAGAATTTAGCTCAAAGTAAGAACATAGCTCAAAGTAAGGCATTGATGAAAAAAGTACTATGTCACTCTTTGGGGGAGCCAAAATGATGCCTGGACATTATTGGCCAATGTGAGACATTGGCAATCATGGTTCCAAAACCaagtcattgtcaaaaataaaagaagaaattattggCTATATGATAGATCAAATAATCACCTCTTTAGCTTTACCAGTTTCCTCTGCCTTAGCTTTGGGCTCTGGCTTAGGCGGAGCCTTCTCTTGGACTGCGGCTTGCTTGGCGGCTCTCTGAGCTTCCTGCTTGGCGCGTCTCTCTGCCCTTAGCTCCGCCTTGCTTTTGCCACTCTCTTCTGCCTTATTTTTGCTCTCTTCTGACTGTAATGTAATTATAATTCAgacaaattataattaaatatcaTTTAAATAAAGAAGAATGAAAATCATTGATCAGTCATCAATCAAACTAATGCTcaggaatattttaatatttatttaatgaatgtTGAGTAAACCAGATTAAAGTAATTTTACTGGGATAAGTATACAAACTATCAAACCTACAATCTAACCAAGATCAGTTTAGTATTAGTAGAAACTACTCAATTCTTACCTTTTTAGGTTCCAAATGTATAGCTTGAACTTTAGCGGTGACATCCTGTACCTCTTTTGCAACATTAACAATATCCTTCAAGGTCTCAACAACATCCTTGACTGTCATGTCATCTACAGCTGCATCTCCGCcatcttctttcttcttcttggCTTGTTTAGCAGCTTTCTTTGCTGCTCTCTCAGCTTTTATATCTTCCTTTGATATATCATCAGTTTTAACTTGTATTACAGCTTTATCAACTTCATCTTTGCTCTTCTGGGATTCTGGAGATTTTGTTGGagcatcatttttttctttcccTATCTTATCAGTGCTACTTTCTTtgatatctttttttatatcaCTTTTTTGGGCTTCAGGCTGTTTAGTTGCTGTTGCTTGAGCTGGTTTCGGTTTTCCCTTTTGTTTGGCCAGTTTTTTAGCTTCTCTAGCAGCTATCACATCTTCCCTGGACTTTGCATCTTCCTTTGAAGACATGTTTCCTGTGTTTTCTTTTGTACTATCTGATTTGGAACAACTTGTCTTCTCTATTTCTAATTCTTGAGGCTTACTTTTGATACCATTTAGCAGTTGTTGTTGTGGATCAAGATTTATTGATTCAAGATGACTTGAATCAACagacttatttaattttttacttgcTCGAGCTGCTTTTATCTTTGACCTGATTCTTCTTAGTCTTCTTTTTCTAGCTGGATTGTTAACTATTCTAGTCTGAAAAGTCAAgaaggataaaataaaacaatctgTATTGAAAAATGCTGTGTtatcaataatttaaatacaatttattgtaGTGGATATAAAGGCATACATCATATACTTGCCAGTTAATTCCTGGAACTTATTTGTTAGAAATAGAGCAAACaattattcacaaaaaataGGAAAGATATTGCCATTGCATGCCTATAATGAAATATGAGGTTTGGAAAGGcacaactctattaaaaataagGGATACGTAGGCAACATTGAATAAATGATTTCATGTTATGTATTTATGCTCAGGATATGAAGGCAGAAGAAACTATCACATAATTGTATACAATTTATAACCTCAAATCAGTGCCATCAAAGTCTCAACAACACACGGAGAAATTACGCATACCTCAGAGAAAACCATAGCTGCTATTCCTTGTTAAGCTTTAAAGAAGATATGAGTAATAATTTGAACATATTTTACCACTAAGATACCTAAAAACTTAATCataagcttagattaataaagatCATAAGGTATTCtcgtaaatgtgtgaataaaaattttaataacataataattacttacaGTTTGAAGCACATACACTACTGCCTTTATTCA
Proteins encoded in this window:
- the LOC135081119 gene encoding translation initiation factor eIF2B subunit delta — translated: MVFSETRIVNNPARKRRLRRIRSKIKAARASKKLNKSVDSSHLESINLDPQQQLLNGIKSKPQELEIEKTSCSKSDSTKENTGNMSSKEDAKSREDVIAAREAKKLAKQKGKPKPAQATATKQPEAQKSDIKKDIKESSTDKIGKEKNDAPTKSPESQKSKDEVDKAVIQVKTDDISKEDIKAERAAKKAAKQAKKKKEDGGDAAVDDMTVKDVVETLKDIVNVAKEVQDVTAKVQAIHLEPKKSEESKNKAEESGKSKAELRAERRAKQEAQRAAKQAAVQEKAPPKPEPKAKAEETGKAKEEKTPKVKSAEKSKSKQQSLNRVNWFQHLHMQQDKESMKKIPINSNLHPAIIKLGVQLASRVVSGSNARCIALLDALKKMIMDYTLPAKTEFARGLEAHLAASLDFLWTMRQPSASQANAVKFTRHHLTQLPNNVAEFDAKKILTEEIDRYIREQIDMAGEAISLTVRNKISEGDNILTYGCSSLIERILCEAWASGVRFKAIVVGARVGPAARARDMLRRLVAKNVPAAYADITAVSYVMPTINKVLLGASALLVNGSVLGSLGTAQVALAAASYNVPALVACETHKFSERVHTDAFVYNEIGDPDELIDKTDENSPLKDWRSNPNLTPLNLTYDVTPPSLITAVVTELAILPCTSAPVVLRFKLSEYGI